The Candidatus Polarisedimenticolia bacterium genome includes a window with the following:
- a CDS encoding proton-conducting transporter membrane subunit: MKVLALVLLPAAAGVLAFALRSDRLRRGLLVATSLAHAGLVAACLRSGGGTGPGNWLLLDALGLVFLAITSTLFLAAAFYAVGYLRREGTGPRRDFEEGQLFADAPERVFIGCMLFFLAAMSLVIVSQHMGLLWVAIEATTLASAPLIYFHRHHRSLEATWKYLLICSVGIALALLGTFFLAVAASGPGGGQIPLVLGDLVAAAPQLNPIWLRAALIFLLVGYGTKMGLAPLHTWLPDAHSESPSVVSALMSGALLNCAFLGILRAFQISGAAGGGRFMARLMVVLGLLSMTFAAGLILGQSDYKRMLAY, from the coding sequence GTGAAGGTGCTCGCATTGGTGCTGCTGCCGGCGGCGGCGGGAGTGCTGGCCTTCGCGCTGCGCTCCGATCGGTTACGCCGGGGGCTGCTCGTCGCGACCTCACTGGCCCATGCCGGCCTGGTCGCCGCCTGCCTCAGGTCGGGCGGCGGGACGGGGCCGGGCAACTGGCTGCTGCTCGATGCGCTGGGGCTGGTGTTTCTCGCAATCACCAGCACGCTGTTCCTGGCGGCGGCGTTCTACGCCGTCGGCTACCTGAGACGGGAGGGGACCGGGCCGCGTCGCGATTTCGAGGAAGGGCAACTGTTCGCCGACGCGCCCGAGCGGGTCTTCATTGGATGCATGCTCTTCTTTCTGGCGGCCATGAGCCTGGTGATCGTCAGCCAGCACATGGGGCTGCTGTGGGTCGCCATCGAGGCCACGACGCTGGCCAGCGCCCCGCTCATCTATTTCCACCGCCATCACCGCTCGCTCGAGGCGACCTGGAAATACCTGTTGATCTGCTCGGTGGGGATCGCGCTGGCGCTCCTGGGCACGTTTTTTCTGGCGGTGGCGGCGTCCGGCCCCGGCGGAGGCCAGATACCCCTGGTCCTCGGCGATCTGGTCGCGGCCGCCCCACAGCTGAACCCGATTTGGCTGCGGGCCGCCCTCATCTTTCTGCTGGTGGGGTATGGAACGAAGATGGGCCTGGCCCCGCTGCACACCTGGCTGCCCGACGCCCACAGCGAATCCCCCTCTGTGGTCTCCGCGCTGATGTCGGGCGCGCTGCTGAATTGCGCCTTCCTGGGGATCCTGCGCGCCTTCCAGATCAGCGGCGCCGCAGGTGGCGGACGGTTCATGGCGCGGCTCATGGTGGTGCTGGGGTTGCTGTCGATGACCTTCGCGGCAGGATTGATCCTCGGTCAGTCCGACTACAAGCGCATGCTCGCCTAC
- a CDS encoding hydrogenase, which yields MAMITELLLILVVLVDLYALAASRLGALIRIVALQGIVLGIVPLVADPSELTLRSVVLAVVSLVLKGFVFPILLFRATREEAVRREVAPYVGYGVSLLVGAVLIGGSFIAGSRLPLPFPAVSPLLVPVALSTALIGMFVIVSRKKAATQVLGYLVLENGIFVFGLTLAGKMPWLVEMGVLLDVFIGVFVMGIALHHIHREFDSIDVDRLTSLRDVP from the coding sequence ATGGCGATGATCACCGAGCTGCTTCTGATTCTGGTCGTCCTGGTGGATCTCTACGCGCTGGCGGCCAGCCGGCTGGGCGCGCTGATTCGCATCGTCGCCCTGCAAGGGATCGTCCTGGGGATCGTCCCGCTCGTGGCCGATCCCTCCGAGTTGACGCTGCGCTCGGTGGTCCTGGCGGTCGTCAGCCTGGTGCTCAAAGGATTCGTCTTCCCGATCCTGCTGTTCCGGGCAACCCGCGAGGAGGCCGTGCGTCGCGAGGTCGCGCCCTACGTAGGATACGGCGTGTCCCTGCTGGTCGGCGCGGTGCTCATCGGCGGCAGCTTCATCGCCGGCTCCCGGCTACCGCTTCCCTTTCCCGCCGTCTCGCCCCTGCTGGTGCCGGTGGCGCTGTCGACCGCCCTCATCGGAATGTTCGTGATCGTCAGCCGCAAGAAGGCCGCTACCCAGGTGCTCGGCTACCTGGTGCTCGAAAACGGCATCTTCGTCTTCGGGCTCACGCTGGCGGGAAAGATGCCATGGCTGGTGGAGATGGGTGTGCTTCTCGACGTCTTCATCGGGGTTTTCGTCATGGGGATCGCGCTGCATCACATCCACCGCGAGTTCGATTCGATCGACGTAGATCGGCTGACGAGTCTGAGGGACGTGCCGTGA
- a CDS encoding NADH-quinone oxidoreductase subunit H, whose protein sequence is MSAVSTAQTLIGPLLALSLAPLAGGLIARTKSIAAGRKGAPLSQPWLDIGKLLRKGEVTSNATTWVFRAGPVVGLAAVLTAVALVPWMGGPAPLAFPGDLVLLALLLALMRFVTVLAALDTGSSFEGMGASREAAFSVLAEPALLLSLSTLARGTGAWSLSDMLGPPAGQAWPVMGPALGLLVVSLFVLLLSENSRIPIDDPNTHLELTMIHEVMVLDHSGPSLAFIEYAAALKLWVFQALLVGLVLPFRTGSLAADLVLFLAGMAAVSVAVGVVESSMARLQLPRVPQLLLGVTVLAGFSLILTLR, encoded by the coding sequence GTGAGCGCGGTGTCGACGGCGCAAACCCTGATCGGCCCGCTGCTCGCGCTGTCGCTGGCGCCGTTGGCAGGCGGCCTCATCGCCCGCACGAAGTCGATCGCGGCCGGGCGCAAGGGGGCGCCCCTAAGCCAGCCGTGGCTCGATATCGGCAAACTGCTGCGCAAGGGAGAGGTCACCAGCAATGCCACGACCTGGGTGTTCCGCGCCGGGCCGGTCGTGGGGCTCGCCGCCGTCCTGACCGCCGTGGCGCTGGTCCCGTGGATGGGGGGCCCGGCCCCCCTTGCCTTCCCGGGAGATCTCGTCCTGCTTGCCCTTCTGCTCGCGTTGATGCGCTTCGTCACCGTGTTGGCGGCGCTCGACACTGGCTCGAGCTTCGAGGGGATGGGGGCCAGCCGCGAAGCGGCTTTCTCGGTCCTGGCCGAGCCGGCGCTGCTGCTCAGCCTCTCCACGCTGGCGCGCGGCACCGGCGCCTGGTCGCTCTCCGACATGCTCGGGCCGCCGGCCGGGCAGGCCTGGCCGGTGATGGGCCCGGCATTGGGCCTTCTCGTGGTGAGCCTGTTCGTGCTGCTCCTTTCCGAGAATTCGCGCATTCCCATTGACGATCCCAACACCCACCTCGAGCTGACGATGATCCACGAGGTGATGGTGCTCGATCACAGCGGTCCCAGCCTGGCCTTCATCGAGTACGCCGCCGCCCTGAAGCTCTGGGTTTTCCAGGCGCTGTTGGTGGGACTCGTGCTTCCCTTCCGCACCGGCAGCCTGGCGGCGGACCTCGTGCTCTTCCTGGCGGGAATGGCGGCGGTCTCCGTCGCCGTGGGAGTGGTCGAGTCGAGCATGGCCCGCCTGCAGCTCCCCCGCGTGCCGCAGCTCCTGCTGGGGGTGACGGTCCTTGCGGGTTTCAGCCTGATCCTCACCCTGAGGTGA
- a CDS encoding proton-conducting transporter membrane subunit — MDAVLVALLLLAAGGVGALAASSRPRLAAGLGVGGCVAGCIVGLLATASSLEDLPLAWRRPWRVPYGEIALEVDSLSALFLLVLFGLCLLAAIYGAAYLAQGGARRRQGPVWLFFNLLVASMALVVMARNAVLFLVAWEVMALSSFFLVTFEDDTSSVREAGRLYLIATHAGTAFLIALFMALAAGTGSADFDYWRDAATRAAPASAGLLFLLALVGFGTKAGLVPFHVWLPEAHPAAPSHVSAVMSGVMIKMGIYGLLRTFTFLGAPPPWWGAALLGLGIASAMVGVLFALVQEDIKRLLAYSSVENVGLIAIGLGLGMIGRSYQLPALVALGFTGALLHVVNHALFKGVLFLGAGAIAHEAGTRQIDRLGGLLRKMPITGACILAGSAAITALPPFNGFAGEFLLYLASFGGVMSLQGAPGLLPLAALVGLALSGALAGACFLRLSGLTLLGLPRAAVAQTARDPAAAMRLTMVVLAALCLLFGLAPGLPLRIVEPAAAVASGGVTPHGPLEASADLAGRIPRIFVLLIALVALLAWWRRRLLSHRDRSVALTWDCGYEQPTPRMQYTASSFGEPIREMFAMLLPARRHVVAPEGYFPSRASFRSEVVRPFQERLYGPAFGAVSRWISRLRWLHHGRVQLYVLYIVVTLILMLSWFLVSQKVPR, encoded by the coding sequence TTGGACGCCGTCCTGGTCGCGCTCCTCCTGCTCGCAGCCGGCGGAGTCGGGGCCCTCGCGGCGTCATCGCGCCCTCGCCTCGCCGCCGGCCTCGGAGTTGGCGGCTGCGTAGCCGGCTGCATCGTCGGATTGCTCGCCACCGCCTCGTCGCTCGAAGACCTTCCCCTTGCATGGCGCCGTCCCTGGCGGGTACCGTACGGCGAGATTGCCCTCGAGGTGGATTCCCTCTCCGCCCTCTTTCTCCTCGTTCTTTTCGGTCTCTGCCTCCTCGCCGCCATTTACGGCGCCGCCTATCTTGCGCAGGGCGGAGCGCGGCGCCGGCAGGGGCCCGTGTGGCTGTTCTTCAATCTGCTGGTGGCGAGCATGGCGCTGGTGGTCATGGCGCGCAACGCGGTGCTCTTCCTGGTGGCATGGGAAGTCATGGCCCTCAGCTCGTTCTTCCTGGTCACCTTCGAGGACGACACGTCCAGTGTGCGCGAGGCCGGACGGCTCTACCTGATCGCCACGCATGCGGGCACGGCATTCCTGATTGCGCTGTTCATGGCGCTGGCGGCCGGCACCGGCTCCGCCGATTTCGACTACTGGCGGGATGCCGCGACCCGCGCGGCTCCGGCGTCGGCGGGGTTGCTGTTCCTGCTGGCGCTCGTGGGGTTCGGCACCAAGGCAGGACTTGTGCCGTTCCACGTCTGGCTGCCGGAGGCCCACCCGGCAGCGCCGAGCCACGTCTCCGCGGTGATGTCGGGCGTGATGATCAAGATGGGGATTTACGGCTTGCTGCGGACCTTCACTTTCCTGGGTGCCCCGCCGCCCTGGTGGGGTGCCGCCCTGCTCGGCCTCGGAATCGCCTCGGCGATGGTCGGCGTCTTGTTCGCCCTGGTTCAGGAGGATATCAAGCGGCTGCTCGCCTACTCCAGCGTGGAGAACGTCGGACTCATCGCCATCGGCCTGGGTCTCGGGATGATCGGCCGCAGCTACCAGCTGCCGGCACTCGTGGCGCTGGGGTTCACCGGCGCGTTGCTCCACGTCGTGAATCATGCGCTGTTCAAGGGGGTCCTCTTTCTGGGGGCGGGCGCGATCGCCCACGAAGCCGGCACCCGGCAGATCGACCGGCTGGGCGGGCTGCTAAGGAAGATGCCCATCACCGGCGCCTGCATTCTCGCCGGATCGGCCGCCATTACGGCGCTGCCTCCGTTCAACGGATTCGCCGGGGAATTCCTGCTCTACCTCGCCTCGTTTGGCGGCGTCATGTCCCTCCAGGGCGCCCCGGGCCTGCTGCCGCTCGCGGCGTTGGTTGGTTTGGCGCTTTCCGGCGCTTTGGCGGGGGCCTGCTTCCTGCGCCTTTCCGGCTTGACGCTCCTTGGCCTTCCTCGCGCGGCGGTCGCGCAGACGGCCCGGGATCCGGCGGCGGCGATGCGGCTGACGATGGTGGTCCTCGCCGCGCTTTGCCTGCTGTTCGGCCTCGCGCCGGGCCTGCCTCTGCGCATCGTCGAGCCGGCGGCGGCGGTGGCATCGGGCGGAGTCACGCCCCATGGGCCTCTCGAGGCGTCCGCGGATCTGGCCGGCCGGATCCCGCGGATCTTCGTGCTGCTGATTGCTCTCGTCGCGTTGCTCGCGTGGTGGCGACGGCGCCTCCTGTCGCACCGCGACAGGAGCGTGGCCCTCACCTGGGACTGCGGCTACGAGCAGCCCACCCCCCGCATGCAGTACACCGCGTCGTCGTTCGGCGAGCCCATCCGCGAGATGTTCGCCATGCTGCTTCCCGCGCGCCGGCATGTGGTCGCGCCGGAGGGGTACTTCCCGTCGCGCGCCTCGTTCCGGTCGGAGGTCGTCCGCCCGTTCCAGGAACGTCTCTACGGGCCCGCCTTCGGCGCGGTGAGCCGTTGGATCTCGCGCTTGCGCTGGCTGCATCACGGCCGCGTGCAGCTTTACGTTCTCTACATCGTTGTCACGCTGATCCTCATGCTCTCGTGGTTCCTCGTGTCCCAGAAGGTTCCCCGGTGA
- a CDS encoding YIP1 family protein: protein MTSATPPAERSDLGPFEALSRIFRAFFTPRALAEAIRARPNWVFPLLFSILLSFFIAAEVIGRPEWQETLRKALEQSGQKLGELEKVQLLSAMRAVSWVGFLAAPVLGNLFLGLLLWRISVMLEGKSGFLPVFSFQLHAQMVKTIPETAVLGWLLARAGPGTVDDQTPLPLNLAYFLPTGSMAPLAKAILESVEILGIWYWVLVIVGLSIVAGIPWRRLLGPAFFLWAIGVLIKTSFRVFSAAS from the coding sequence ATGACATCGGCGACGCCGCCGGCTGAGCGGTCGGACCTGGGTCCCTTCGAGGCTCTCAGCCGCATCTTTCGGGCTTTCTTCACCCCCCGCGCGCTGGCCGAAGCCATCCGCGCCCGCCCCAACTGGGTCTTCCCCCTTCTCTTCTCCATCCTGCTGTCGTTCTTCATCGCGGCGGAAGTCATAGGCCGCCCCGAATGGCAGGAGACGCTCCGCAAGGCACTGGAGCAATCGGGGCAAAAGCTCGGCGAGCTGGAGAAAGTGCAGCTCCTCTCCGCCATGCGGGCGGTGAGCTGGGTCGGCTTCCTGGCGGCGCCCGTCCTCGGGAATCTCTTCCTCGGATTGCTGCTGTGGCGGATCTCGGTGATGCTCGAGGGGAAGTCGGGCTTCCTGCCGGTCTTCTCGTTCCAGCTGCACGCGCAGATGGTGAAGACGATTCCCGAGACCGCGGTCCTCGGCTGGCTGCTGGCGCGGGCCGGCCCCGGGACGGTGGATGATCAGACGCCGCTGCCTCTGAACCTCGCCTATTTCCTGCCGACCGGCTCGATGGCGCCGCTGGCGAAGGCCATCCTCGAATCGGTGGAGATTCTCGGAATCTGGTACTGGGTGCTGGTAATCGTCGGGCTGTCGATTGTGGCCGGGATCCCCTGGCGCCGGCTCCTCGGCCCCGCCTTCTTCCTATGGGCCATCGGCGTCCTGATCAAGACTTCCTTCCGCGTCTTCTCCGCCGCGTCCTGA
- a CDS encoding TolC family protein: MNRIRRVILVAVLCASVPFPGLPVLRAQTPPPPGTPPPTTPPGTEPTSAPVATLLEYQSAPVTLSLQDILRSSLEKNINIAVRRYDPQIAESLIETQEAFFEPEINLSAREDENTQPTNTQLGGGAIVTDGNRTFSGTYTDRFLIGSRLDFTVFTNRFKTTSTFTTVNPSYFSQALLTYVQPFLRNFGIAVNKTFITIAQNNERISRSQFRQTVMDTMAAAESAYRDLQFAIMDQQSKEASLKLAQDFLDQTRIKVRVGTLPPIEITQAEAAVADREEGIIIGLDVIRTAEDNVRRLMNVPADSPLWHQPIQPADQPEVLDKVVSEEEAIKTAFARRPDLEQARLDLENRDTDLNYRKNQKKWRLDFIGRYGAQGLAGNFLPLTFSVTDPNAPPGCVPDPGDPTICTFDPVDRSVGNSYTQIKDRDFDTWSAELQLGIPLGNKGAEAAYTQSQYSQEQSKLLIQQVEQNAVIEVRGAVRRLETDLKRFKAAQVNTRLQVEKLNAEQKKYENGMSTAFQVLQFQTDLTEARRRENLAVVGYNKSLVELDRVLGILLDTRNVNIAD, translated from the coding sequence ATGAATAGGATTCGGCGAGTCATTCTCGTGGCCGTCCTGTGCGCGTCGGTTCCTTTTCCGGGACTGCCGGTGCTGCGCGCCCAGACGCCTCCGCCTCCGGGGACCCCGCCGCCGACGACTCCACCCGGGACCGAGCCGACATCGGCCCCCGTGGCGACGCTGCTGGAGTACCAGTCGGCTCCCGTCACGCTGTCGCTCCAGGACATCCTGCGCTCCTCGCTCGAGAAGAACATCAACATCGCCGTGCGGCGCTACGATCCGCAGATTGCCGAAAGCCTGATCGAGACGCAGGAAGCCTTCTTCGAGCCGGAGATCAACCTCAGCGCCCGCGAGGACGAGAACACGCAGCCGACCAATACGCAGCTGGGCGGCGGCGCCATCGTCACCGACGGGAACCGCACCTTCTCCGGGACCTACACCGACCGCTTCCTCATCGGCAGCCGGCTCGATTTCACCGTCTTCACCAACCGCTTCAAGACCACCTCGACCTTCACGACGGTCAACCCGTCGTATTTCAGCCAGGCGCTGCTCACCTACGTGCAGCCTTTCCTGCGCAATTTCGGGATCGCGGTGAACAAGACGTTCATCACCATCGCCCAGAACAACGAGCGCATCAGCCGCTCGCAGTTCCGCCAGACGGTGATGGACACGATGGCCGCCGCCGAGAGCGCCTACCGCGACCTGCAGTTCGCCATCATGGACCAGCAGTCCAAGGAAGCCTCCCTCAAGCTCGCCCAGGACTTCCTGGATCAGACCCGCATCAAGGTGAGGGTAGGGACGCTGCCGCCCATCGAGATCACCCAGGCCGAGGCGGCGGTGGCGGATCGTGAGGAAGGGATCATCATCGGGCTGGACGTCATCCGCACCGCCGAGGACAACGTGCGGCGCCTCATGAACGTCCCCGCCGATTCGCCGCTGTGGCACCAGCCGATCCAGCCGGCCGACCAGCCGGAGGTGCTCGACAAGGTGGTGAGCGAAGAGGAGGCGATCAAGACCGCCTTCGCCCGGCGCCCCGACCTGGAGCAGGCGCGGCTGGACCTCGAAAACCGCGACACCGATCTCAACTATCGCAAGAACCAGAAGAAGTGGCGGCTCGATTTCATCGGCCGGTACGGCGCCCAGGGTCTGGCCGGGAACTTCCTGCCGCTCACCTTCTCCGTCACCGATCCCAACGCCCCGCCGGGCTGCGTTCCCGATCCCGGCGATCCGACCATCTGCACCTTCGACCCGGTGGACCGCAGCGTTGGGAACTCCTACACGCAGATCAAGGATCGCGACTTCGACACCTGGAGCGCCGAGCTGCAGCTCGGCATCCCGCTGGGGAACAAGGGCGCCGAAGCGGCCTACACGCAGTCGCAGTACTCCCAGGAGCAGTCCAAGCTCCTCATCCAGCAGGTCGAGCAGAACGCGGTGATAGAGGTGCGCGGCGCGGTGCGCCGCCTCGAGACCGACCTGAAGCGCTTCAAGGCGGCTCAGGTCAACACCAGGCTGCAGGTCGAGAAGCTCAACGCGGAGCAGAAGAAGTACGAGAACGGCATGAGCACCGCGTTCCAGGTGCTGCAGTTCCAGACGGATCTCACGGAGGCGAGGCGCCGCGAGAACCTGGCGGTGGTGGGCTATAATAAGTCGCTCGTGGAGCTGGACCGGGTGCTCGGAATCCTTCTGGACACCCGGAACGTGAACATCGCCGACTGA
- a CDS encoding dipeptide ABC transporter ATP-binding protein yields the protein MSVAGSNGHLLDVRGLKKYFPIRRGVFSRVSGYVRAVDGVDLHLRPGETLGLVGESGSGKTTTGRCILRLMEPTEGSVVFDGVDLLNLPPGDMRRMRRQIQVIFQDPYSSLNPRMRIGTIVGEPLAIHKIAKGLEREQRVADLLKRVGLDPSAMKRYPHEFSGGQRQRIGIARALALKPKLIICDEPVSALDVSVQAQVVNLLMDLQEEFSLTYLFIAHDLSVVEHISDRVAVMYLGKIVEVADAEELYKDPKHPYTQALLSAVPVPDPTATPRRIALKGELPSPAAPPPGCAFHPRCPVAVDICSREEPRLLDSGRGHLASCHLVPPANPGETG from the coding sequence CGGGGCCTCAAGAAATACTTCCCGATCCGCCGCGGCGTCTTCTCGCGCGTCAGCGGCTACGTGCGCGCCGTGGACGGCGTCGATCTCCATCTGCGTCCCGGCGAGACGCTCGGACTGGTGGGGGAGTCAGGGTCCGGCAAGACCACCACGGGCCGCTGCATCCTGCGGCTGATGGAGCCGACCGAGGGGAGCGTCGTCTTCGACGGCGTCGATCTCCTCAATCTGCCGCCCGGCGACATGCGCCGGATGCGCCGTCAGATCCAGGTCATCTTCCAGGATCCCTACAGCTCGCTGAACCCGCGCATGCGCATCGGGACCATCGTCGGCGAGCCGCTGGCCATCCACAAGATCGCCAAGGGCCTGGAGCGCGAGCAGCGCGTCGCCGACCTGCTCAAGCGCGTCGGGCTCGACCCCTCCGCCATGAAGCGCTACCCGCATGAATTTTCAGGTGGGCAGCGCCAGCGCATCGGCATCGCGCGGGCACTCGCCCTCAAGCCGAAGCTGATCATCTGTGACGAGCCGGTTTCGGCCCTCGACGTCTCGGTACAGGCGCAGGTCGTCAACCTGTTGATGGATTTGCAGGAAGAGTTCTCGCTCACTTATCTGTTCATCGCGCACGACCTGAGCGTCGTGGAGCACATCAGCGATCGTGTCGCGGTCATGTACCTGGGCAAGATCGTGGAGGTCGCCGACGCCGAGGAGCTTTACAAGGACCCGAAGCATCCTTACACTCAGGCCCTGCTTTCGGCAGTCCCGGTGCCGGATCCCACGGCCACGCCCCGGCGGATCGCCTTGAAGGGGGAGCTGCCTTCCCCCGCCGCGCCCCCGCCGGGCTGCGCGTTTCATCCGCGCTGCCCCGTGGCGGTGGATATCTGCTCCCGGGAAGAGCCGAGATTGCTCGATTCAGGAAGGGGGCACCTGGCGTCGTGCCACCTGGTCCCCCCCGCCAACCCGGGGGAGACGGGGTGA